In Montipora foliosa isolate CH-2021 chromosome 9, ASM3666993v2, whole genome shotgun sequence, the DNA window GGTCAATTACGAATATGGGGACACGAAATGTCTGTGTAAATTACCGACTAGAATCttgttgtgttttcaaaagGAACGTACTTTGTAACTCTTGAGATTTTCACATAAATGTGTTGAAATTTGGATACTGTAGCTAAAGAAGTGAAACGTGTTTTCACAGAAATACTAGTATTAAAAATTCATGTGATATTTGTACAACaggtaaagtaaacaaacacgCGGCCGTCACGTCGGCAAACAAATCAACTGAGCCGAATGAACGCATAAAATACAATATTGCTTACATCATGTACATTAAATTGTATCCTTGATTACCTTACATTGCACGAACGAACAGCGCAAACGTTGCTTATAATAGCCAGCGACATGCTTTCAGAACCTACAGCCGGTGCTCTCTGTTGGGAAAAGTCGGAAAATATTTCGAAAATGCAAACAATATTTCGGTCGCCAACACGTGCAGTTGGGACAGTAAAACACTTTTTGTATTTGAGAAATGAACTAATTAAAACAGCTACAATATAAACTTATAAAAACCAAACATGTCTTCAGTAGTTACGAGTTCTAACGCCTCGTAGATTGCTACATGAACGTTTTCCCGCAAGAGGCGTCCGAATTCTTCCCTCTTCAACAcggttttcattttattgaaaacgTATTCTGCAACGTTGAATTCTGGTGAAAGGGATGGAGTATAAATGATTTGTGCTCCCATCTGCAATAACCATCTTTGCAAAATGTTCCCAGTCTCGTATCGATGTGTGGGGCAGTTGTCAAGTATGATATAATCGCCAAGTTCAATGGCGGGATTTCCGAGTGGAGTTGTGACTTGGCCAGCTTcggcaaagaaattaagaaaatttgtaGAATCTGAAGCTCCCTCCACAGTATTTGCGTAAAGTACTCCTTCCAGTCCACACAATAGGTTAAGTGTTACATTCGCGCCTTTCTTATTGCCAGAAATTACTTCAACCGCTGCTTCTCCTCTGAGAGAATTTCCATAAACGGGATTTCCTGTCCCAGTGTGAACACCAGCCTCGTCAAAGAACTTGAGTTTTTCTGGTGGCAAAGCACTCAGAGTATTTAAAAACTGCTGACAGTAAAGAGTGTTCGCAGGGGTAAATTTTTCCACAGATGCCTTTGTTAACCGCTTCCTAGTAAAAGGTCCCTCAGGCAACTTATTCCTGATAGCATTTCCAATCGCTGATAAAGACGTTCCTCCGTCTAATGTGCTATAGTTTTCAAGCACTTCTTTAATCGATTCATACGGAAGGGAAGGCTTCTCCTTTTTAAGAAATTCCATCAACTGTACGTCCTCAGGCTTAAGGTGTGAAGGATTACTTGATTTCTTCTTAGACGGTAAATGTTCACCAGTGGTGCAGAAATTTTGCCACAACTTTGAAACAAACTGATTTGAAACTCTAAACCGATCGGCAACATCGGAATATCTTCCAGGAAAGAATCCTGATGCCGGGTCTCCGCCTTCCGCTATAATGGAGTCTAAAATATTTCCTCTTAAGCTTTATCTATGGATTTCCCACGAATTAGAGTTCGCCCTTTGCTATTTACAGAATACGCCATTGTTCAATCACGCACTGGAATGTGACCATATGGGTTCACCTTCTTGGTGGGACAAACAAAGCCACGTGACCAAAATCGTTGACGTTTGGCGCCGAAGTCAACGGCCACGCTTGTCTATGAATTCGCGGTCTACCTGTTTTGGTAGTATGTCCCCGTTACTCCCCCGCTATGTCCCAGGGGTCTGGGGGCCgtggtttacattgactggtgcattaagagatccctgttttactactcttgaaacaacccatctctttaataatgctaaccgtaaccctaattacgactaaaggcactgtttaggcttaggttagtccctgtgatagttttaggttttccagtatttctgtgaactgtgacctgcttttccttcatgccccgtgcgtgcggcacacttataagttcactgcgtggaagagtataccacgcttaaagtctgattggtgcatctttcatgggaaactttcatgcacgagttcattgcaattaaaatcgtttcatatttcccttcttttgaagcaaacttgtgtcttcgtaataatcaagatagctgccgaagtaaaagggtcacagcaatggaagatttgatcatttggaaattgtcgctgctttatagcctttccaaaGTTgcgcatagagtggtgcaaagaaaacaatttactttcgtcttccgtatccaaaacctgtgtgaaaacgcagtcagttggcaaagacaaagtacCGCATCGTGAGATGgttctgtttcgcgatgctcaagaaaaaattgcaatggatagccttcaatccgccagaacacatattaattttctgaccgtaaactttccttgaaaaaatattagccctagctacctgtggccggaaagtttacaactgcctacaagacaagggctaataTCATCTCACCGcggttaaccatcgcctaaacttcgtcgacccagacaaacaagcccacagcagggcattgaaaagacatgatggggagtgaaacgaagtatgcctcgtagggGAACATCCATGCCGGGATCTCTACCAtgcaaagctatttacttggaagtatcattgagcatattgccgatctctacaaagagcgataaatcgcaaaatccctctaaatgcaccgttcgtgatcctaaataaaggaaaggaagaaaatatacactttgcagtgtctcggcgaatttttaagcagacaggaagaacaatttcacgataaaaagagcaggtagccattaaatttcttatgacagtacatagttaatagatgtaggctggttatgaaactcgacaagtttctttgtttcatgttcttgttcgcttttttggccttgaccctgcacaaaacccgagaaaaacacacttttttcggcaggataaccaatcaaaagcttcgactaatttattcgaaattaacttgtgaaccaaaaacaaaagattgtgcagggtcacggtcggttcaacatctaattgcgactgtattgttcctgcttttgaaattcccagggtttcgtaaccagtccctagattaactatagacagtacttttatttggtttgtttgttatgttcaggggcacccaacgaatctgttcctcacattatctgttccccagaggaatcttgctggctggcaaaagtacaggtgtttcgatgagctgactgggaaattttgttattgatagaggttttgcctgggaattactgactttttctagcatttcaacccgagctggctgtagaaactctgaagactgaggacgactaaaaaaaaataaaaaaaaaataaaatgaaaaaaaaagaaccccttccctctccgatcccagagagtagtcacaaacatacaacggctggtcagagtgattgcacttgcggaaaaaacctgttttgtccccgttttgtcgcttttgttcggtcgttttggatcgagggatttgaaagcgcgcggaattcctagctgggaaataaatttgatcagctggctgggaaaccaaccaattttatctagctggctgggaaatttcttgtgtgccttgctgggaaaaaggaacagataatgttttcccagcaacactgaaaaacacccgaaaatgccttaataacatttattttcattaactggggtataataatacattttacaacaaattggtcgttgggttcCCCtgtatgtttgcgaatctgaaccctattacaacgattgcttgaaactccacttcttgcgcttattctaaaactgaaaaatgggtaaaagttcaggaaaagtgccgaaattgcaggaaaaactgttcgattttccgtatttcagacagaagttcgaccgactttttttaagtccatatagaacaaagcgccacagtcccaaaggacgtctattgttatcgctgtcgttttcttgaaacaaaggagtgtatgcataatgaattagggacctgtgcggaaatcttgccccGATTTGGTTTGAAATTCTTTGAAATTCTGTCATATTTTTGCTCTTCTACTAGTTTTTAAAAGGGTGCTCTTGAAATGAAACAGTCCGCCAAGTCGTacatgcatttcagtgaaactgACACTGCGTGCGTTTTGTAAGGtaaacaattacaaaaataatatcGATACCTTTCGCATTACAGTGGAGCTAGTACATTTCTTGCACCCAAAATATTAACTTGTCGTGTGAATCACGATCTCTTTTGTCAGAAAACTGAACAGATATAAAATcgtattaatttcagttttgacaTCGTGATAGAAAAGACTCACTTGCATAAACCAGTATAaattaaaatgtgtttgaattgaGTAATATATAGTTCACTTGCGGATTTTTGCCCTCAAATACTATTTTCATTCACTTTTGATACTTCTGAAGGATAACgtcgcattttttaaagctttccaAGCTACAAAGCCGAAAATTAGTCAGTTCGACGATTCTACATGAATAATTAGCATCAGCTTGTGTTCAAATTTCGCGTCATTTAGCTCGctcaggttacaaacatttctgatattttcggAGGGAAGCGTCCCGAGTTCGAGCATAAAACTTCAcagacaaaatgaaaaatagCAATATTTAGagaatatgaagtaaaaaaaattaagaatgagGTACCACGTACATTTTTATCGCGCCAAATATCACCCATTTTCCGCCGCCATGTTATGCGGTCTTTGAAGATGTTCTTTAAAGAGCttagaaaatcacaattttaacatttccgtaAAAAGTATCGAAgtagaaatgaacaagaatagttgttcttaatttttgtcaagtttggtgccaattgaattcatttaaagacttcaccgttgcttggttctcgcagcaaattttggacaatttgtcaaacagaaaaTCGCACTTTAaccgcgttttcaaattttcgcaaatttctaaaaaaataagaatcgcTGGCACTTTTAAATGTGGttcttgaaaatagttcactaaagggtatctttgggcaaaatatgagctatccgccaaaatggtcgttgacggacgattctcgagtcttacaggcagccgttcttaaggaaccaacaagtgaatggtacacaaaattaggagagctgactgttggttgaatagacaatatttgtagacataattatctacccagtttaagtacttagctcaacaagttgtttggctccacaagtttcagtttcagggcaggtacccgaattcacccaggtactgttgtacactaccatagttctttggaaattgaatagctccttgaacacctggttgcttgagaagaaacttgatgcgtttgttctctacattggtgaatgcagccactaactgtccattgtggattaACTCCAGATcaactcttctttcaatttaatctttgttcttcgcagggcatcaacaatggtgccccttgtaaaatgttagtttaaagagtttgtttaagttatttcccAAATCATAGGGCACtttggttgccagattcactttcaaacttatcatggaaatgtaaatcaataccagtgaaaagtcagt includes these proteins:
- the LOC137971717 gene encoding uncharacterized protein; this encodes MEFLKKEKPSLPYESIKEVLENYSTLDGGTSLSAIGNAIRNKLPEGPFTRKRLTKASVEKFTPANTLYCQQFLNTLSALPPEKLKFFDEAGVHTGTGNPVYGNSLRGEAAVEVISGNKKGANVTLNLLCGLEGVLYANTVEGASDSTNFLNFFAEAGQVTTPLGNPAIELGDYIILDNCPTHRYETGNILQRWLLQMGAQIIYTPSLSPEFNVAEYVFNKMKTVLKREEFGRLLRENVHVAIYEALELVTTEDMFGFYKFIL